The Anaerolineae bacterium genome includes a window with the following:
- a CDS encoding protein kinase, whose amino-acid sequence MSQLVGKTIGGYRIIKQIGQGGMATVFKAYQPAMDRYVAFKVMSTYLAHDSTFIKRFEQEAKVIAKLEHAHILPVHDYGEADGQFYLVMRFIEAGTLKDRLKDGPLSLAETRRVVNQIGSALAYTHQLNVIHRDLKPSNVLIDAQGDCYLTDFGIAKMAQSSAGLTGSGIVGTPHYMSPEQGAAKTIDRRSDIYAMGVVIYELLTGQVPFDAETPVAVLMKHITEPLPLPHSLRPDLPEAVERVLLKALAKEPADRYQTMRELVIAFDDAAQTAPAKMRTITSAGPPPKPPASQPLSTTKHSFPWLPVVAGLALMGLLIVIGGLALVPVLGLMGSQTPPAAVIETALSPATATPSPEVTIPVETNVEADVIAPVETPPPTNTLLPAPASSATPTEPSPPTATSRPQPTPTPVPLAVQVEPLAQIDSSAQRVAWSPDGSLLAVASRGLRLYSSGDFTERLALASSDSVLDVAFLPDGQRAALLGTADKNITLWTLDGGKLHSFPGSERAERIAFSPDGRLLAATVGGAVKVWDVDSGEELRTIPAGSSAGPVAFSPDGKLLAAMAGGAGMEIKVWETADWMEQYTLSGHSNWIRSIVFAPNGKTMASGSVDGTVRLWDMAAGRQLRVFSGHTGHVEEVAFSPDGRLLASASWDLTVRLWDVASGAEVAQLTGHTGWITTVAFSPDGTMLASGANDQAVRVWRVEVR is encoded by the coding sequence ATGTCACAGCTTGTCGGCAAAACTATCGGCGGGTACCGGATCATTAAACAAATTGGCCAGGGCGGGATGGCTACCGTTTTTAAGGCCTACCAGCCGGCGATGGATCGTTACGTGGCCTTTAAGGTGATGTCAACGTACCTGGCGCATGATTCCACGTTCATCAAACGCTTTGAACAGGAAGCAAAGGTCATCGCCAAACTGGAACACGCTCACATTTTGCCTGTTCACGATTACGGCGAGGCCGACGGGCAATTCTATCTGGTGATGCGCTTCATCGAAGCGGGCACGCTGAAAGACCGCCTCAAAGACGGCCCCCTGTCGCTGGCCGAAACGCGCCGGGTGGTCAACCAGATCGGTTCGGCGCTGGCATACACTCACCAATTGAACGTGATCCACCGCGATCTCAAACCCTCCAACGTGCTGATTGACGCGCAAGGCGATTGTTACCTGACCGACTTCGGCATTGCTAAAATGGCCCAAAGTTCGGCGGGGCTGACCGGCTCCGGCATTGTCGGCACGCCCCATTATATGTCGCCGGAACAGGGCGCTGCCAAAACCATTGACCGGCGCTCGGATATTTACGCCATGGGCGTGGTCATTTACGAACTGCTTACCGGGCAGGTTCCTTTTGACGCCGAAACACCCGTGGCCGTATTGATGAAGCACATCACCGAGCCACTGCCCCTGCCGCACAGCCTGCGCCCCGACCTGCCGGAAGCGGTTGAGCGGGTTCTGCTCAAGGCGCTGGCCAAAGAGCCAGCCGACCGCTACCAGACCATGCGCGAACTGGTCATTGCTTTTGACGATGCGGCGCAAACCGCCCCGGCCAAAATGCGCACCATCACCTCGGCGGGACCGCCGCCCAAGCCGCCCGCCTCACAACCGTTGTCCACGACAAAGCATAGCTTCCCCTGGCTCCCGGTTGTGGCCGGGCTGGCGTTAATGGGGCTGCTGATAGTGATCGGCGGGCTGGCGCTGGTTCCCGTGCTGGGGTTAATGGGCAGCCAGACTCCACCGGCAGCAGTGATTGAAACCGCGCTTTCCCCAGCAACGGCCACGCCTTCACCGGAAGTCACGATTCCAGTCGAAACAAACGTGGAGGCAGACGTGATTGCGCCGGTGGAAACTCCCCCACCGACAAACACGCTTCTCCCCGCGCCGGCTTCCTCCGCCACCCCTACCGAACCCTCCCCGCCAACTGCTACGTCCCGCCCCCAACCAACACCCACGCCGGTCCCCCTCGCGGTGCAGGTTGAACCGCTGGCCCAAATTGATTCCTCGGCCCAACGGGTCGCGTGGTCGCCGGACGGCAGCCTGCTGGCGGTGGCCTCCCGCGGCCTGCGCCTGTACAGCTCCGGTGATTTCACGGAGCGGCTGGCCCTGGCCAGTTCCGATTCGGTTCTGGATGTGGCCTTTTTGCCGGACGGGCAACGGGCGGCGCTGTTGGGCACGGCAGACAAGAACATTACCCTGTGGACGCTGGACGGCGGCAAACTCCATTCGTTTCCCGGCAGCGAACGGGCCGAGCGGATTGCCTTTTCACCGGATGGCCGCCTGCTGGCCGCTACCGTCGGCGGCGCGGTAAAGGTGTGGGATGTGGACAGCGGCGAGGAACTACGCACCATCCCCGCCGGCAGTTCTGCCGGGCCGGTGGCCTTTTCACCCGATGGGAAATTGTTGGCGGCCATGGCGGGGGGAGCCGGAATGGAGATCAAGGTGTGGGAGACTGCCGACTGGATGGAACAGTACACCCTCAGCGGGCATAGCAATTGGATCAGAAGCATCGTCTTTGCCCCAAACGGGAAAACGATGGCAAGCGGTTCGGTTGACGGCACGGTCAGGCTGTGGGATATGGCCGCCGGGCGGCAGCTTCGCGTTTTTTCCGGGCATACGGGCCATGTTGAAGAGGTAGCTTTTTCGCCCGATGGCCGCCTGTTGGCCTCGGCTTCGTGGGACCTGACGGTGCGGTTGTGGGATGTCGCCAGTGGGGCGGAAGTGGCCCAACTGACCGGGCATACCGGCTGGATCACCACCGTCGCCTTTTCGCCGGATGGGACGATGCTGGCTTCGGGCGCCAACGATCAGGCAGTGCGGGTGTGGCGGGTTGAGGTTCGTTGA
- a CDS encoding PD40 domain-containing protein yields the protein KTMASGSVDGTIRLWDTENGRQLRVFAGHTGYIEEVAFSPDGRLLASASWDLTVRLWDVASGAEVAQLTGHTGWVTTVAFSPDGTMLASGAEDQAARVWKLDISAP from the coding sequence AAAACGATGGCAAGCGGTTCGGTTGACGGCACTATCAGATTGTGGGATACTGAAAACGGGCGGCAGCTTCGCGTTTTTGCCGGGCATACGGGTTATATCGAAGAGGTAGCCTTTTCACCCGATGGCCGCTTGCTGGCGTCGGCATCGTGGGACCTGACCGTGCGGCTGTGGGATGTCGCCAGTGGGGCGGAAGTAGCCCAACTGACCGGGCACACCGGCTGGGTCACCACCGTTGCCTTTTCGCCGGATGGCACAATGCTCGCTTCGGGCGCGGAAGACCAGGCGGCGCGGGTGTGGAAACTGGATATTTCCGCTCCCTAA